The nucleotide sequence AGAGATGGAGAACACTGGTTATGAGGGGCAGAAGGGATGGAGAATAAAGAACAGAGAgatataaggagcagcactgcACTATTATACAGTTATTACACACCCGGACTGATATCGGACTCACTCATCATATAAGGGATGAGGGAACAGAACTGGGGGAATCTTCCTCCTCCTTAGGGTCAGGCCTGCAGCAGTGATGTCCCCGATGTGGCCCTACAGCCCACCTCATACCTGCACTCCTACCGGCCGCTCCCTCACGTGGGTGGCCCCGCAGGCTGAGGACATAATCACTTTCTTATGGCTGACACATGAAATAATAAGAAGAGAACGCAAAGGGGAGGAAGTCAGTAATATCCTGTCAGCAGGATGTGAGGACCGCCATATTACAGCTCTATACTGGGGTATCAGGCCGGGCAGTGTGAGGACCCCCATACTACAGCTGTATACCAGGGTATCAGGCCGGGCACTGTGAGGACCCCCATACTACAGCTCTATACCAGGGTATCAGGCCGGGCACTGTGAGGACCCCCCATACTACAGCTGTTTACCAGGGTATCAGGCCGGGCACTGTGAAGACCCCCATACTACAGCTCTATACCAGGGTATCAGGCCGGGCACTGTGAGGACACCATACTACAGCTGTATACCAGGGTATCAGGCCGGGCACTGTGAGGACCCCCATACTACAGCTCTATACCAGGGTATCAGGGCCGGGCACTGTGAGGACCCCCATACTACAGCTGTATACCAGGGTATCAGGCTGGGCACTGTGAGGACCCCCATACTACAGCTCTATACCAGGGTTTCAGGCCGGGCACTGTGAGGACCCCCATACCACAGCTCTATACCAGGGTATCAGGCCGGGCACTGTGAGGACGCCATACTACAGCTGTATACCAGGTTATCAGGCCGGGCACTGTGAGGACGCCATACTACAGCTCTATACCAGGGTTTCAGGCCGGGCACTGTGAGGACACCATACTACAGCTGTATACCAGGTTATCAGGCCGGGCACTGTGAGGACCCCCATACTACAGCTCTATACCAGGGTATCAGGGCCGGGCACTGTGAGGACCCCCATACTTCAGCTCTATACCAGGGTATCAGGCCGGGCAGTGTGAGGACGCCATACTACAGCTCTATACCAGGGTATTAGGCCGGGCACTGTGAGGACGCCATACTTCAGCTCTATACCAGGGTATCAGGCCGGGCAGTGTGAGGACGCCATACTACAGCTGTATACCAGGTTATCAGGCCGGGCACTGTGAGGACCCCCATACTACAGCTGTATACCAGGTTATCAGGCCGGGCACTGTGAGGACCCCCATACTACAGCTGTATACCAGGGTATTAGGCCGGGCACTGTGAGGACCCCCATACTACAGCTCTATACCAGGGTATCAGGGCCGGGCACTGTGCTGGTCTTATGGGAGGTAGACAGCGGATAAGTAGGGTCCACAGCAGCACTTAGTATTTCAGCAGATAAGCACTGGTCTTAGGGAAGGCCCCAGATTGAGCGGTTAATAACAGAAGGAGAAGAATGTGCTGATATGCTTGTAGGAGGTCATGGGTTACATGATGGAAGTAGTACTATGCGTGTATGTATCTGATGGGGGTCATACATCATGGCTGCTGACAACCTGGGAAATGAAGTGAGGGCGATCTCTCAGGAGACTGCTGGGCTGTCATTGCTCTGCGCTCTCTCACCTGCCGGGCGGCCTGTCTGCACAGGAGAATCCACCGTGCAGCTGTCAGCTCTGCCTGATAGATTATATACAGCCGCAGTATACATGATGTATTACATGGATTACAGGGATGATATTAGACAGTACAATGTATGttgctgggggcggggctgtgaccatTACACACTGGTTGTCACCTGTATAGTTTATAGGTGTGATCACAGTAGGCATCGTATAGCTGTATACACCTACTAACATTACATCACACCGCCCCTCACCTTGTCCCTGTGACGGGGGGTCAGGCTCCGGTACAGCTTACGCCCCTGTTTGCCGGCGTTCCAGATGGTGAATGACGGCCAGTGCTCCAGTACTCGCTCCTCAAGGAACCGCACACGATTCCTCCAGATTGTCTCCCTGCAGAGAGGAACACACAGACTATTATATACTGACATGCTGGCTGAtgcctatgtacacacacacatagtataatgGTACTGTGcgggtgctgtacacagtatcaGCACTATGTGcgatgtacatactgtatactatattactactagatgggtgctgtatactatattattactatatgggtgctatatactatattactactatataggtgctgtatactatattattactatatgggtgctgtatactatattactactatataggtgctgtatactatattactactatatgggtgctgtatactatattactactatatgggtgctgtatactatattactactatatgggtgctatatactatattactactatatgggtgctatatactatattactactatataggtgctgtatactatattactactagatgggtgctgtatactatattattactatatgggtgctatatactatattactactatatgggtgctgtatactatattattactatatgggtgctgtatactatattactactatataggtgctgtatactatattactactatatgggtgctgtatactatattattactatatggttgctgtatactatattagtactatataggtgctgtatactatattactactatatgggtgctGTATATGTACTCTGCAAGCACGGTATACTATGCACTATATACCAGTACTGTGTAGGTGTTATATGTGAACTATACACatagcatcagtatggggaagaaacatgatttgagtgcctttgaacgtggcatggttgttggtgccagaagggctggtctgagtatttcagaaactgctgatctactgggattttcacgcacaaccatctctagggtttacagagaatggtccgaaaaagaaaaaacatccagtgagcagttctgtgggcggaaatgccttgttgatgccagaggtcagaggagaatgggcagactggttcgagctgatagaaaggcaacagtgactcaaatagccaaccgttacaaccaaggtaggcagaagagcatctctgaacacacagtacggccaactttgaggcagatgggctacagcagcagaagaccacccgttactagcatggtgtacctaataaagtggccggtgagtgtagattagTACTAAGTAGGTGTTGTATATATACCAGTACTGTGTGGGTGTTAAATGTACACTATATATTAGGTGGTATATGTGCACTATATACCAGTACTGTGcagatgttatatatatatatatatatatatatatatatatatatatatatatatatatgtactgtgcaggtgttgtatatatataccagtactgTGCAGGTAGTATATGTGTACTATATATTAGTACTGTGTAGGTGTTGTATATATATCAGTACTGTGTAGGTgttgtgtatctatctatctatctatctatctatttatctatcataatcagtactgtgcaggtgttttgtgtgtgtgtgtgtatatatatatatatatatatatatatatatatatacaccattacTGTGCAGGTGTTGTATATATATCAGTACTATGTAGGtggtatatgtgtaatatatattagtACTGTGTAGAGGTTGTTTATATACTAGTACTGTGCAGGTGTTGTATATATACCAGTATTGTGCAGGtggtatatatgtactatatattagTACTGTGGAGACCGTTCTCGTAGACATCTCGCCTGCACAGTCAGCGATTACCACAACTTCGAGGAAACATTCTCCCACATTCATAAAAATCAGAACGACAAGAAAATCCGTCCCTAGAGCCCCCAGCCCCGGGGAGAGCCGACTGCTGACTCAGTACATGACAGCACACTGTGCGAAGATCACACTGACAGGGTGACGCTCCCATCACTCACACAGAATGAAGGAATGTGGCGGCTCTTCCTTATAAATGTGAATGCtgtagtaccagacacagcctgcaAGCactggtggcgctgtttctgggaccTCTTGGCTGGGGACACTCTCACGGTAATCCCCCGCTCTGCACAATGCCCCCTGATCACAGGTAGCTGCGGTTTCCCGGTAATCACAGGAGGTCGGGGGAGGAAGGCTGTTCGAGTCTCCGGCCACAATGTTCATCTTGCAGCAGGTAAGCAGCGGTGCGCTCCAGGCACTTACCCAGAATCCTCTGCTGTGGCGTACATAGTGCCAGCTCTTTGCTATCCCCCCACCCCTGGGGGCTGCTACCTGTGATTCCAGTGCAGGGAAAGCCAGGGGAACAGGTTCCCATAGAGGGAGCCAGGACAGGTGCAGGGAGGAGTATGGACACGCCGCCTCCTCGCAGCGCCGCTTTGATGGTGTGGGAACCTTCCGTTAAGCTTACAGGTAGCAGGAGGAAGTGTCCCCTGCCATGCCAGGGCCGGGGGCCTCTCCACACTGACTCCTACCAGCACATCGCTAGTGTTCCCCATCTCTGCCtgatgtcagtgaatggaaacatgcATGGTCATGTGACGCTTACCTTATATCATAGTGACATCATAGTGACAAGCTTCATGTTAGGGGTTTAATTCCTGGGTGATCCCAATGTATTCAAACATTACATCAATTAACAGCTGGTGATGTCATTGTGTCTCATGGTCTGCAGcacatgatgatgtcattgtgtCTCATGGTCTGCAGCACGTGATGATGTCATTGTGTCTCATGGTCTGCAGCATGTGATGATGTCATTGCGTCTCATGGTCTGCAGCACGTGATGATGTCATTGTGTCTCATAGTCTGCAGCACGTGATGATGTCATTGTGTCTCATAGTCTGCAGcaggtgatgatgtcattgtgTCTCATGGTCTGCAGcatgtgatgatgtcattgtgtCTCATGGTCTGCAGcatgtgatgatgtcattgttaTTGAATGTTCCAATGAAGAAGACCACAGCGCTCCCCAGTATAACCAGCAGTCTTCTATATTCAATGGTTATTCATTCATTGTTACTGAAGGTATAGAAAAGGTGATTATGTCACTGTTCCTGGAGCTCTGCAgcaggtgatgatgtcactgttccTGTGgcaggtgatgatgtcactgttccTGTGgcaggtgatgatgtcactgttccTGTGgcaggtgatgatgtcactgttccCGAAGCTCTGTGGtgggtgatgatgtcactgttccTGGAGCTCTGCCGgcaggtgatgatgtcactgttcttatgacaggtgatgatgtcactgttccTGGAGCTCTGCAgcaggtgatgatgtcactgttccTGTGgcaggtgatgatgtcactgttccTGGAGCTCTGCCGgcaggtgatgatgtcactgttcttatgacaggtgatgatgtcactgttccTGGAGCTCTGCAgcaggtgatgatgtcactgttccTGTGgcaggtgatgatgtcactgttccTGGAGCTCTGCGgcaggtgatgatgtcactgttccCGGAGCTCTGCGGTGGGTGAAGCAGCCGCTCTGGTCCGGCTCTCTCTGCAGTTTCCTCGTGTTGTGGGATTTATTTGTTGTAGTCGATGAAATTATGCAACATACCAAACGCCGTCACTAAACAAACATCCAATAGAGAAAACACCACAACAACCGCACGGAGCACACAGAGCCCTGGAGGGTAACAGAGGatactgggacttgtagttccacagaCGTCTCCAACCACTATGGTCCGAATCACTGGGCAGATGAACATCTGGCAGTGCGTGCTGGAACCTGTAGTCCTACAGAAGCAGTGTGGGCTTGAGTAGCAGGGAAAGAGTTAACAGATTATAGCAGAGTCATGTGACGCAGAGCGCGGAGTGTGTGAAACtgcccccagcgctctcctcctaATATCAGTCAAAGATCATGGAGGCCTCGCTGGAGTACGCCCCGACACGCTCAACTCTGCACAACCAGGGGGAATTGTGACAGCTCTGCATCACTCACTCAGCGCCATCTCTCTACACTGTACAAGCTAATCCTGCAGATGGCGCCACCCAGCTTTCTAGTAATCATGAACGGCAATCTAAGACGTCCAGGAAAGCTGGGTAGTAGGGCCACCTTGAGGCCATGTTgcttgtcatcagtgatgtcacatgtattgggggggggatgagggggtTACACCCCAGAAGAGGACTGATCTGAGGACCAGCATGGCCGCTTCGTCCGGCTCTCCCGGAGCAGAATGGCCGCCTCGTCCGGCTCTCCCGGAGCAGCATGGCCGCCTCGTCCGCCTCTCCTGGAGCAGCATGGCCGCCTCGGCCGCCTCTCCCGGAGCAGCATGGCCGCGCCTCGGCCGCCTCTCCCGGAGCAGCATGGCCGTCTCGTCAGCCTCTCCCGAAGCATGGCCGCCTCGTCAGCCTCTCCCGGAGCAGCATGGCCGCCTCGTCAGCCTCTCCCGGAACAGCATGGCCGCCTCGTCAGCCTCTCCCGGAACAGCATGGCCGCCTCGTCAGCCTCTCCCGGAGCAGCATGGCCGCCTCGGCCGCCTCTCCCGGAGCAGCATGGCCGCCTCGTCAGCCTCCCCCGAAGCATGGCCGCCTCGTCCGCCTCTCCCGGAGCAGCATGGCTGCCTCGTCGCCTCTCCCGGAGCAGCATGGCCGCCTCGTCATGCTCTCCCGGAGCAGCATGGCCGCCTCGTCATCCTCTCCCGGAGCAGCATGGCCGCCTCGTCAGCCTCTCCCGGAGCAGCATGGCCGCCTCGTCAGCCTCTCCCGGAGCAGGATGTTGTACTTGGCAGCTGAGCAGAGTGTTGTGTGGAGGACGGATGAGGCTGCGGCTGCTCCCGGAGGGCCCGACGTGTGAAGCTGACGATGGCCGTGAGGTCGTACAGGGCTACTGTCTGCATCCTGCTGGGGATTTAGGAGACCTGAGTGATACAACCTCCCGCAGTATATACAGCGCCGCAGACGGCTGAGGGTACCACCACAGCATAGGCTATGCACACCGCAGAgcagtatattgtatatacttacatacagaagagcagtatactgtacagtatatacatacacaccacagagctgtatactgtacggtatatacatacacacaccgcagagcagtatactgtatagtatatacatacacaccgcagagcagtatactgtatatacatgcacaccgcagagcagtatactgtacagtaaatacaTACATGCCGCAgtgcagtatactgtacaatacatacacaccgcagtgcagtatactgtatggtacatacatacacaccgcagagcagtatactgtacagtacatacatacacaccgcagagcagtatactgtatatacatgcacaccgcagagcagtatactgtacagtacatacatacacaccacagtgcagtatactgtacaatacatacacaccgcagtgcagtatactgtatggtacatacatacacaccacagtgcagtatactgtacagtacatacatacacaccacagtgcagtatactgtacaatacatacacaccgcagtgcagtatactgtatggtacatacatacacaccacagtgcagtatactgtacagtacatacatacacaccacagtgcagtatactgtacaatacatacacaccgcagtgcagtatactgtacagtacatacatacacaccacagtgcagtatactgtatagtacatacatacacaccgcagtgcagtatactgtatatatacatatacaccgcacagcagtatactgtacagtacataaaTATACACTGCagagcagtatactgtacatacatacacaccgcATAGCAATATACTGTacggtatatacatacacacagcagagcAGTATACTGTAAGGTACATAAATACACAGCACAGagcagtatacattatatacatacacaccgcaGAGCAGTATATTGTATATGCATACACTGGGGAATAGAATAGGCTATATACCCCGCAGGGCAGtacactgtacacagtatatgcaTACACAAGGCAATATACCTTATACACTTACAGAGCACCGGATATGTACACTATACCCCATATATGCCCTATACTCACTCAGATACGGAGTGCGTTGCAGCGTGCTTGTGGTAGCGGTACAGCAGGAGGCACTCATCCACACGATGTACCCCGCCACCCCTCCGCAGGTGATCATAGAAGTAGAGCAGGTCCTCCGGGGTCCCCTGAAAccagacatgacagagacatcTCAGGAGGATCGGTCATCGCACCCCAGACCTCTGCCTGCTGTCCGTGAACACAAGGCTGGATACAACTGTCTGGATATAAACGtattctcatttactgacagcaagcagagctcCTGATCATGGTGTCATTTAAAAATGACAGAACTCTTTTGGCTGTTTACCCAGAGTCTATAGCcctgttcatcctgagcctcctgcttcATAAACGGACTGACACAGCAGTGGCTAATGGGAGAAGATTGGCCGAGGTATCCCGGGTGGCCGGCGCAGTGATTCGCTCATCATCATCTACAACAAGGATCAGGGGGTCCCCCGTCCCTCCAGCTGAGGAaagactactattcccatcatgccaaaggCTGCCCAGGCAcgatggaattgtagttttgcgccGATGATACAAAATCTGAACCCGGAGATCACCGCACTGAAACTGGAAATTCAGGAAACAGCAACTGCACATCTGATCCCCCCCCTACACTTTTCTCAGGCTCAGAGACAATGTGAGGGTATGAGGCGGGTGCGGGGGACGCCAGGTACCGCGTGTGGGAATCGCTCAGGTCGGTTTGGGAACCGTTTATATAAACCTGATATCCTCCTCTCCGATAGAACTCCAGTTACATCTCCCTGCGCCGGTGCCAAGACGTAACAGCCGCCcactaaccccggggggggggggggaaccacaTACAGCTAACGGGATACCCCCACGTTATTCCCATTGCTCTGGTCTAATTTAACAGGGTCACATCGGGACTGGACTCTACCACTaacagaagggggaggggggtgtcactTAATTTAGCAAACAATGGCGCCCTAGTGTGTCACATATTTACAGAACATTTACATGTCAGTCCTTCCCCTTTATTCAATttccacaactcccatcatgccacgaGTCCATGCTGGGTGAAAAACTGGTGTCTTATAGGTCCATactggttgcaaaactacaactcccatcatgccctgacagccctaGGCCTCCTATTAGTCTATActagttacaaaactacaactcccatcatgccctgacagccctaGGCCTCCTATTAGTCTATActagttacaaaactacaactccgatcatgccctgacagcccttGGCCTTTTAGTGGTTGCAATACTGGTCTCCTATAGGTCTATACtagttcaaaactacaactcccatcatgccctgacagcttccGGCCCTCTATGGGTCATACCAGTAATCCCAGAGCGGTCCCATGTGAGCACCATGGTGGTCCCCGCAGAGCGGCCCCTGTAACCGGTCCCATGTGAGCACCATGACGGTCCCCGCAGAGCGGCACTGTGTAACCACATGACCCTCTGCAGGTCGGCGAGGTGGCGGCATGGGCCCGGCTGACCCCTTGCACCCTGCTCGCTGTTTCCCAGGCTGCGTTACGGGGACCTTGTTATTCCTGGCCGGCTGACAGACTGAGCGTCCTTATCATGCCGGGGGTGATAGAACGGGACGTTGTACAAAGATGAGGAACACCAGGGCTCCGGGTCAGGACTGCAATCAGCCGCCCACGTCCTCTCCTTATATAGAGATATCCAGGGTCCGCCACCCCCCTCACTACATCCACTCCGCTACATTCCTATAATCCACCATAGTAGAGGCTACATTCCTATAAGCCACCATAGTAGCCGCTACATTCCTATAATCCACCATAATAGCGGCTACATTCCTATAATCCGCCATAGTAGAGGCTACATTCCTATAATCCGCCATAGTAGAGGCTACATTCATATAATCCACCATAGTAGCCGCTACATTCCTATAATCCGCCATAGTAGAGGCTACATTCCTATAATCCGCCATAGTAGCCGCTACATTCCTATAATCCACCATAGTAGCCGCTACATTCCTATAATCCACTATAGTAGAGGCTACATTCCTATAATCCGCCATAGTAGAGGCTACATTCCTATAATCCACCATAGTAGCCGCTACATTCCTATAATCCACCATAGTAGCCGCTACATTCCTATAATCCAGCATAGTAGCCGCTACATTCCTATAATCCGCCATAGTAGCCGCTGCATTCCTATAATCCAGCATAGTAGCCGCTACATTCCTATAATCCGCCATAGTAGCCGCTACATTCCTATAATCCACCATAGTAGAGGCTACATTCCTATAATCCGCCATAGTAGCCGCTACATTCCTATAATCCACCATAGTAGCCGCTACATTCCTATAATCCACCATAGTAGAGGCTACATTCCTATAATCCACCATAGTAGAGGCTACATTCCTATAATCCGCCATAGTAGAGGCTACATTCCTATAATCCACCATAGTAGAGGCTACATTCCTATAATCCGCCATAGTAGCCGCTACATTCCTATAATCCACCATAGTAGCCGCTACATTCCTATAATCCGCCATAGTAGAGGCTACATTCCTATAATCCGCCATAGTAGAGGCTACATTCCTATAATCCGTCATAGTAGCCGCTAGATTCCTATAATCCAGCATAGTAGCCGCTACATTCCTATAATCCACCATAGTAGAGGCTACATTCCTATAATCTGCCATAGTAGCCGCTACATTCCTATAATCCACCATAGTAGAGGCTACATTCCTATAATCTGCCATAGTAGAGGCTACATTCCTATAATCCGCCATAGTAGAGGCTACATTCCTATAATCCGCCATAGTAGAGGCTACATTCCTATAATCCGCCATAGTAGAGGCTACATTCCTATAATCCACCATAGTAGCCGCTACATTCCTATAATCCACCATAGTAGAGGCTACATTCCTATAATCCACCATAGTAGAGGCTACATTCCTATAATCCACCATAGTAGAGGCTACATTCCTATAATCCACCATAGTAGCCGCTACATTCCTATAATCCGCCATAGTAGCCGCTACATTCCTATAAACCACCATAGTAGCCGCTACATTCCTATAATCCACCATAGTAGCCGCTACATTCCTATAATCCACCATAGTAGAGGCTACATTCCTATAATCCACCATCACTGGTCCAGGAATTGCCCCTTTCTTATATGGTGAAGACATTTTATATGAAAGGTTTTGCCCCATCCTGTTATAATCATTCCGTATATCATTCCCGTCATGTTTCACGATAGAGCGCAGACTTCATCGCCTTTCTTACTGGGAGGGGCTTCTTCCTGTGCTCTTTGTCGCCCCCTGCTGCACTCTGGGTGAAATGCATTGCAGCTGTGACTGAACAGGAAGGATCCATAATCTTACCTGTCCGTCTTCAACAAACTGCCCCACGTAGCAGAACCACTCTCTGGAGCAGAACCAGGTGGGCATGATGATGGTGGGCCCATGAGACGTGAACACCTACAAGAAACATACAGGGTATTACTATGCTGCTTAAGAAAGATTGCAACTCCATTTAAGTGGCAGATTTGCCTTTCAGTGGTCTTAGAAAGCAGAGTGGACACTGTGGGTCCCTGCCCCTGGGTGGGCTCGTCCTGCCTGGGTCATACCTACGTCAGGTGTGTACTCActtgccccctcctccttattCTTACCAGGCCCAGCGTGGGAACCGGAGCCTCCAACGTCAACACCACCGGCTTCTCCCAGCCTGAGAAATGTCCCATCGCGCCCGAAACGCGTCAAATATTGACTCGGAGTGTGGAATTTGTAAACAGTGTG is from Dendropsophus ebraccatus isolate aDenEbr1 chromosome 14, aDenEbr1.pat, whole genome shotgun sequence and encodes:
- the B3GNTL1 gene encoding queuosine-tRNA galactosyltransferase isoform X3 — encoded protein: MSLTVYKENIRRLSKTLKEKNVRFCRRFGEVFTSHGPTIIMPTWFCSREWFCYVGQFVEDGQGTPEDLLYFYDHLRRGGGVHRVDECLLLYRYHKHAATHSVSEETIWRNRVRFLEERVLEHWPSFTIWNAGKQGRKLYRSLTPRHRDKVVAFCDVDANKISKGFYTFEESEKRPKPRIPVLHFTEARPPFIICVKLDLTGGGFEDNLRSLNLKEGEDYYHFS